The stretch of DNA CCCGGAAATCGGCAGTGCGGCCGCCACGGTGTGATCGATGTCGATCGGCAGCGGTGCGAGGTTCCGGGCTTCCACCGCGGTGTACTCCGCCAGCGAGCCGTTGCGTGACCAGTCGATCAAACCGAACACGCGCTGGCCGACGCTCAGTCCGGTTGTGCCGTAACCCAGCTCGACCACGACGCCCGACACATCGTGGCCGGGGACGCTCGGTGTGCGGTCGCGACCCGCGCGATCGGTCCAGGTGTCCGGCCAGTCAAGCTCCGTGTGGATAAAGCTCGCGGCGTGTACCCGTACGACGACGTCGTTCGTGGCCGCCTCGGGACGGGGCAGCTCTGTCAGCGCCAAGCTGGCGGCACCGACCTCACGATCTGACACAGTGATGGCTTTCATTACATGTCCTTCCTAGAGTGGGTTGGTTGTCGAGCGTGGCCACCTGGACGCAATAACCGCGAGGTGCCCGGATGTTTGTGTCCAGTCATGCGGCGGTGTCGTTTGGTGAATCCTCCGCTCGCCAGCTGTTGAGTCAGCGTTCACGGACGGCGGGTGAGTGGTCATCACCCGGCGAACCAATTCACCCGGGTGAGTACGGCGGCGGCACCGGGCGGATCGGCAGCGATCGTGAGCTGACGTTAATCAGGGCTGCGCCTTGCGGCCGAAAGACTCGGGTTCGCATCCATATGTGCTTGCGCCGCAATGAAAGCGGCGAAATGCTGCATTTCGGCCACAGCGAGCGCGCGTCAAACGCTGCTGCGGCGCCAGGCGACGCGTGGCCGGACTAATATGAATGTGTCCGGTCCACTTCTGATGGCAACGCCCGAGATCCATCCTTGATGACTCGAGCCCTTGGTTATCCGGTCGCTTCGCGGATGTAGCGGCCGATCTGCCGTAGTGAGCGGGTGGCTTCGGGGATCATCGGCGCGGCGAGTTGGAACACATGGATTTGGCCCGGCCATACGTGCAGTTCGACGGGCACGCCGGCGGCGGCCAATCGTTGGGCCGCCTGCTGTGCGTCGTGCAGGAGGACCTCGCAACCGGACACATGGATCAGGGTGGGTGTTAGCCCAGGCTGGATGTGGTCAAGCGGTTCGTAGAGCGCGTCGCGATCGACGTTGGTGTCGCGGTGCGCTGCGGCGTGAGTGATCAGGCCGTAGAAGGCGTCGAATGCTCTGGGCGGAAACATCGCATCCGAGCCCGCGTTGGGGTGAGTTGTCTTGGGCTCTGTAACCAGTTGCAGCAGCGGTGACATGACCACCATCGCTGCGGGCTGCTCGCCGCACTCGAGCAGCCGTTGAGCCAGCGCCAGCGCCAGGTAGCCGCCGGCCGAGTCACCGGCCAGCACAATCTGGTCGGGCTGATAGCCTTTGCGGCGCAACCACCGGTAGCCGTCGTAGCAGTCGTCGATCGCCTCGCTGATCGAATGTTTAGGAATCTTGCGGTAATTGGGCACCAGTACCGGGCTGTCGGCGAAACCGGACAGCATGCTCACCAGTCGGCCGTGCGAGTAGGGGCCGCAGGTGAGGAATGCCCCGCCGTGCAGATACAGCACGACCCGGCGGGTGCCGTCAGCCGGTAGCACTCCGGCGGCGCGGACAAGCTGAGCGGTGCAGTACGGCAGCCTGATGCCGGCGCGCGCCATGCCTGGTGTCGGCGTGATGGCACGGGCGGCGAATTCGACGAGGCCCCATGGCCACGGTGCCGAGGGCAGAAAGCTGCCCACGCTCAGCGTGGGTCGGATCATCAGCCGGGCGCTGAGCCAGGCGAGGCGTCCGGCCATGCTCGGACCGTCTTGGATGACCTCAACGATGGCGCCCAGGCGGAGCGGATTCCGCCGAGCTTTTCGTGCCCTGGCTGATCTTAGAGTGGGTCGCGGTGAGCCCGACCTCGCGACGGGTGCGCTCATGTCGATACTTCCACGCGGGGGGCAGCAGGTCGCCGACGCCACCCGACCCGATTCCAGGTGACTCCAAGACGGGGCTTGTCGTCCCCCGGCGCACCCGGTCGCGTTGCTCGCCCGGCAGAGCTGGCACCTAGGCCGCCGGTAGACTCATCTTGTCGGCTCTGGGCTGGGGCCGATGCGCATGCCCCGCATAACCGCGATCCCTGCCGGTCAGCGAATCTAGGTGCGTCACTTCGTGTTTGGCGCGCACCCCCGCATAACGGGCACTGTTTGTCGGCGACGGTGGCCGCCTGCAGGTCAGCGTGCTCCGGGACGGCCGTTCGTCGCCGCACCACCGCCGTGCGGCGGCGCCTGCCCAGCTCGTGCTGCCGCCGGGCGTTCTCGTCGTCCCCGTACGCGATCAGCCCGGCGGCGACCGACGATCCCCCACAAACGGCGGCGGCGACACCGAAATGGATTAGCTGACAGTCGATCAACATCAGGGCCGCGTAATCACCGGCCACCACAGCCACAAACAGGCAGGCGATCCGTAGTCGGGTCATGATGCCAGTCACTTTGACCCGACAGGGCGCACGGCGAAGACGTTGCGCAGGTATAGAATCGGACGCCCGCAGGTGCTGCACGCCGGTTGGGTGCCGCCTCGAAACGCCATCTCGCGCTTGTCGTCCACGTACGTGGCCATCGCCTGTTGCACAGTAAACAGGCAGGGGTGGCAGAGCGTCTCGACCACGTCGCCGTCTGGGCTCAACCCCATCTGCTCGCACCCGTCGATGGCATGTATCTCGGCGACCGCCACAGCCGGCGCGGCACATGCAATGCCGGTCGACACCCGCTGGGCACTGCAGATGGGCCACAGCGTGCGAAGTTGATCCTCGATCGTGGGAACGGTGTCGATCGCGGCGTCTTCTTCGTCATGCGCCGGACGCCGGGCAAAGGCGGCGGCCGCGCGCACTCGATGCAGCAGCCATGTTCTTCGCGCGGCGCTGGAGTCGCATTCAGCAGGCGATCGTTGAAATTGACGACGCTTCATCTGGTTTCTCCGATTTGTCGTGATGAGGTTGTGCGGTGATCAGCGCAGCCAGTGCGTCAACCACCACCGCGACGGTTGGTCGCTTGTGCGGCGCCGAACGAAGGTCCCGTACATGGTCGGCTGCACTTACCCGTCCGCTGGCCATCTGCTGAGCCAGCATTTACCGACGAGGGATGAGTGGTCATCACCCAGCGATCTAATTCACCCGGGTGATCGGTCGAGCATTTAGAACGTCACGCGCAACCAGACGAAACCTGCCTACAGGTGGGTATTCGCAACGGTGTCTGCTTCATTGGCCGCGACCTGGCAGCCTGTTTGTCGCGGCGGCGGCACGGTGCGAATCGGGAATCGGTCAACCACCCATCGGGTTGCCGCAAGGCTTGCGGGCACCAGCACACCATCAGCCGCTTAGCTACCCGCAGCATGTACGAGCAAATGCCGAGGGACACGGCGAGCCGCGATTAGGATTGTTAGCCAATGCTTTTGGGCTGAGTTGCGTAGCGGTGTGTTGTCATGCTGCCACCTGGACTTCCACCGACAGATGGGCTCCAGGCAGCCAACTCGGCCAGCCATGAGGCCACCGTCGCGGCGAGGTGATCTGCTTGCACGCACAATGTACGGCCGTGTAGATCATCATCACTCACACCAAATCCACGGACAGGCAGCCTAATTCGTCGATCTCAGGTGGCGGGGGCCGTTACCTCGACCTGCAGATTTCCGAAATTCCGCTCGTGATGGCGGACGCCCAATTTTCCATGACGGATCGGATCCTAGAACCGTAAGGTTGTGCAGACTTGATCGCTTTTTGGGTAGCGAGCTGTGTCGACGGGCCCCTCACACCGATACCCTCGCTGGCCGCATGTACACCGGCGGGCGGGCAGCGCGGCGCCGGCGATCTGGCGCGACAGTTCCGGGACCGCAACCGACCCGGCAGCAGTGCCTCCCAGCGCTAGACGTGCCGTTTGGGTGCGGCCGCGAGCTGTCCGATCACAACGTCAGGCCTCGTCAGCAGACCTGCCGCGATGCGGAAGCGGCGGTGAAACTCCACCGCGTCTTCGTACTCGCCGCCGACGGCGCCCACGAACGGCTCTTGAACCTGCGGGTTAACACCGGCGAGGTACTCGGTGTGCAGGATCTTGGTGAAGGCGGGCCAGGAATCGTCTGTGTCGGCATCGGTCTGCGTGGCTGCCACCATGCGTGCGGCCGCGGCCGCGGGCGTCTCGGGCAGGGCGGCCTCAGTCACCGGCAATGCGATAGTCGAGACCGTGCACACCAGGGCTGGGTCGATCGCCAGGGAGACCGACAGGGATTCGGGTTTCGCTGTTGCCGATCGTGCGCGAGATGGCAGCGACCCATCCCCATGTCGAGGTGGCGATCAACGAGTACGAGCCCGTGAAGGCCTTCGAGCTCCTCGTCGACGACAACCTCGATCTGGTCATCACCTATGACTACAACCTTGCACCGGCCTCCCCCGACCCTGTGCTCGAAACGCTGCCGCTGTGGTCGACCCCGTGGGGCTTGGGCGTGCAAAGTGCTGCCGCAACAAGCGAACTCGCCGATCTCAGCGAGTACGCCGAGGCCACCTGGATTGTCAACTCACGCAACACCGCCGACGAAGACGCGGTACGCACCCTCGCGGCGCTGACTGGATTCACCCCACGCATCGTCCATCAGATCGACAGCCTCGACCTGGTCGAGGAATTGATTCTCGATGGACAAGGAGTTGGGTTCTTACCGGTGAACCGCCCACTGCGCCATGGGCTTACCATTCTCGCGCTGTCTGACCCCAACCTGATTCTCACCGCCTACGCTGTCGTGCGACGCGGCCGATCCAATTGGCCACCGCTTCGGACCATTCTCGATCGAATGCGTCCTCGAAGCCCATCACTGCCCCAAGAGCATTGGCCCCGGCCAACCGCGCAGTCTCATCCACGCGACAAGACGTGATTCATGCCGCCCATACGCGATCAACTGCTATGAAGACCTCCCCATGAGTGGCCGCTCAGACGCCCGAGAGGCACACGGCCGGCGGCGTGAGCGGCTTAGGTGCGAGCCGTCACCCAAGTAGTCCGACGGGCCGCGAGGCGCATCAGATGACGACCTGGCCCGCCGATACTGTGTGCGGGTCACACTGCAGGGCAAGGGATTTCGGCCACAAGAGTAGTGCCGTGGTGGTCGGGACTGGTGATGTCGATGTGTCCGCCCAGTGCTTCCACCCGATCTTTGAGACCGACGAGTCCGGATCCACCACCGAGACCGGCACCGCCCACTCCGTCGTCTTTCACCAACAGGCGCAACTGCTCGGCGTCGGCCTCCACAGTGACTGTGACCTCGGACGCT from Mycobacterium sp. JS623 encodes:
- a CDS encoding alpha/beta hydrolase → MSAPVARSGSPRPTLRSARARKARRNPLRLGAIVEVIQDGPSMAGRLAWLSARLMIRPTLSVGSFLPSAPWPWGLVEFAARAITPTPGMARAGIRLPYCTAQLVRAAGVLPADGTRRVVLYLHGGAFLTCGPYSHGRLVSMLSGFADSPVLVPNYRKIPKHSISEAIDDCYDGYRWLRRKGYQPDQIVLAGDSAGGYLALALAQRLLECGEQPAAMVVMSPLLQLVTEPKTTHPNAGSDAMFPPRAFDAFYGLITHAAAHRDTNVDRDALYEPLDHIQPGLTPTLIHVSGCEVLLHDAQQAAQRLAAAGVPVELHVWPGQIHVFQLAAPMIPEATRSLRQIGRYIREATG
- a CDS encoding phosphoenolpyruvate carboxylase; the protein is MRAAAAFARRPAHDEEDAAIDTVPTIEDQLRTLWPICSAQRVSTGIACAAPAVAVAEIHAIDGCEQMGLSPDGDVVETLCHPCLFTVQQAMATYVDDKREMAFRGGTQPACSTCGRPILYLRNVFAVRPVGSK